The genomic window ATTTAGCCATCATTATTTCTAGCCCATCTGAGCAGCTACCCGCCAAAAATATCGAACAGCCCATGCGGAGCATTTCGGACTGCGCAGTCTGACCGTGCATGCGCCATCTTGCTGTTCAACAAAGGAAGAGCGAAAACGTGAAATCTGCAGAACGACACAGAACGACAAAACAGAGCATCTGAATCCGCATAAAAGGTAATGCAAATCGCGCAGGTAAACAGTTAAGCAACGCCAATCGATTCTACCTGAGTGCAGCTGGCCACAGTGCATCCCAATATCTCAGCGCATCGCAACGTTTTTATTTCGCAATCGCAGTTGCAGTATCGAAAATACCAGAGCAGagaaaagcaaaggcaaaagcaaagtgtctgcgtgtgtgtttAATTGATTATTCAATAAAACGAAACTACGCAATGCgcatgtgtttgtgtgcgtcACCAgttgaaacaaaaacaatacaatAAAAACCATAAAGTACGacattttatttcgaaaacaaTTCGTCAGCAAAAAAACCGAGTCGAGAAACAGCTGGAGCATTCGAGCATCTAGTGGGTGTTGACTGTATCTGCTCAGTTGCCAGCTGTGTTTACTGTAGCTTCTCAGTTGCCAGCTGTGTGGAATCAAACTTTTTAAGTGATAGCTTGGCTacatttgtgttttgtgtttcaGTACCTCAAAAAATGGAGGCGACACTCAGCTCGGGCGGATCATCGAACGCCTCCAGCGAGTGCGCCATGGACGGCGGCACGAATCGCTGCCGCGGCTTGGAGCCCAACAATGGCACCTGCACCCTCAGCCAGGAGGTGAAGGATCTGTACAGGTAAGGTGGCCACGTGAGGTGGTGAGCGTTGCTCGATGACTAGTAACATCTATACCAAATCGCCCATATAGGTCCCTCTACACCGCCTCCAAGCAACTGGATGATGCCAAGAAGAATGTGCAGACGGTGGGACAGCTGTTCCAGCACGAAATCGAAGAGAAGCGCTCGTTGTTGGTGCAGCTGTGCAAGCAGATCATCTTCAAGGACTACCAATCGGTGGGCAAGAAGGTGCGCGAGGTGATGTGGCGGCGTGGATACTACGAGTTCATTGCCTTCGTGAAGAAGAGCTGGCACAAGCAGGGCCAGGATGCGGCCACGACCCAGGAGAACATGCAGAAACTGGAGCGATTCCTTTGCGCCGGCATCTTCAACTACAAACGATTGTCGGCACGCATGGAGGAGATCTATGACCTGGATCTGAAGTACTTGATTGATTTTTCCATCATCAGTGACGGCTACATAAGCGACATGATCGGAGACACCAAGGAGACGTCGCATACGGGCACTCACGCGGTGGACAAGAGCCTGGAGGCCGTGTCCTTTGCCCTCGACACCATACACTCATCGCTGCTCAGCCTGGGCGATCTGCATCGATACTTCCTGGACTTTCGCATCGACAGCAAACTAAGCATAAGCAAAGAGCAGGTGGCCAAGTACTATCTGGAGGCCTTCAAGCTTAATCCGGCCATTGGAATGGCGCAGAACCAGTTGGGTACACTGTACTACGGACAGAATCATGACCTAGACTCCACTTACCACTACTTGTATTCTCTTGTGTGCATCATACCATTCGAACTGAGCGAAAATAACCTTAACAAGCTGTTCGCTAAGCACACCGAATACCTGGAGCAGATGGATCCAGAAAAGCTAGACTTCAGCATCGAGGACTTCTTTGCCCGTTTCTATCTGATTGTGGACATATTTTTCTTCGACAAAGAAGTGCCGGACTTCAACGCCCTGTGCCACTGCGTGCTGATTGATCTACGCAAGATCCTTTGCTCCCAGCAGCTGCGCGTTCCGGAGCCAAGCATCTTCAAGATTGTCTCCATTCTGTTCTTCTGTCTATCCAAGCTAAAGATGATCAACTCACCAAAGGTTTACTCCCTGCACGCCTTTCTGGTGGCTGCCTGTTCCGATCTAATGGACGCCTGCATCGTCAGCATCGAGCAGACGATCCTGGCTCGCGCCCAAGACAACGAGCGCTTCCAGGCGGAGTACGAGGAACGTTTTCAGGAGTTCGACACTGTGGTGCGCAAATCTCGAAATGAGTACAAGAACTGGCTAGCGGCAGTCGGCGAGTGTGAgcgcaaggacaagaagctgATGCCACGCCCTCACTCTCTAAAGGATTGCAGCTCGGATTCGCGGGACAGCCAGCACTCCGGCGAGGACGCAAAGACCCAGGAGGCTGCTGACGGCGACAAGATCGGCGAGGCCGTATCCACGCGATCCAGTGACGAGGCCAAGGAGTCCGACCTCAAGACCCCGCTCTCCTGCAAGAGCAAGCGACGAGGAATGCGTCTACGCCGCCGACGCCGCAAGATCGCCCAATCGGACGACAGCTCCTGCTATGACAGCGAAAGCGAACTGGATACAGACTTTTACAGCGACGAGGAGGATTACACAGATCTGAGTTCAAACTTTGACACCGATTTCAGCGACATTGATGCAGCTGATCCTGGGGAGCCATGCGGCGAGGAGCACTATGAAGCAGGTGAGTctttgaattcaaatttctttttaaactAAAGAAAAGTTATTATGAAAGGTCGACCGTGTGCAACTCATGTTTATTaggataaaaaaaaacttttcaaacttatttttaaagtcTTACGATTCCTTTCAGCtaactacaacaaaaaggAGCGCAAATCTgtcggcggcggaggaggcggcggctTGGTGTACTCCGACAACGAAGACGTCGTTATTGAGGAGGAGAAAATCGTGTACCCCGACGAAGTAGAGCGTAGATCCAACTCACAGGAGGCGGACTCAGAGGAGCTGCTGCGTAGCTTTGAGGTACTGCAGTTGAACTTTAAGAGCGCAGAGGAGGCTCAAAGCAAGCCGGTGGAGGGCGTGCCGGTTGGACCACCGCCCGTCAGCTTTTCAGAGCCACCAAAGAAGCTGGTTTATCGTAACAAGTACACCAAGATCAATCCCAATATAGTCATCGACTGTCTGCACAATGAACCGACCATTAGAGCCCTGAAAATGCTTTTTGACTGGCTACGCATCAACCCAGAGATTCTCATTGGCTGCTATCACTCGAATCCGGAGTTTGTGCACAAGATCATGAAGCTTCTCAACTACTGCAACATCGACATCTTCACCAGGAAGGTTTACTTCGAGCGCGAACTCCTGAACACCGCCAACGTGCGCGATTCACTAGTCGAGTTATTCGATGTCCGGGCCAACGTTCCTCTTACCGAGGACTTTGCTTTCAAGAACTTTGACATCTTTCAGAGCACCCAGATTACACTGGACTGGGAGACCATTATCCGGGAGCGCGTCACTCCCCACGAAGAGTCCATTCTACGTATTTTCAAAATGGTCGACTTCGGCTTTTTCATTTGCAAGCAGAAGAAGTTTAACTACAGGTTCTGCGTCAAGACGCGTCGTTTCACCGAGacccaaaaaaagaagcagcgtGAGGAGAAGAAAGGAGGCGGTTCACGTCGCCGCGAGCGTCGTACCGCCCCGAAGACCAACCGAACAAAGCGGAACGAAGGACGCACACGTCGCTACTCCGATCGCAAGAACGGCATCGTCCGCAAGAGCTACACCAGTAACGAGGAAAAAGACACCGTGGAGGAGTGCCGCAAGGTGCCGCGCAAGGGCTACCTAAGGAATCGAAATGCCGAGAAGGCGGCTGCTGTCATAGCCAGTGCCACGGGAACCTCTGTTGCCGGCGGAACTTCCGCCTCCACGACCACAAACAGTGTCATCGAGAAGCTGAATTTGCAGTCCAGCTCGGGGGCCGACGAAGAGCGCTCGGAGGCCAAGTCGAAGAAGTGCGAGCTCATGGGCAAGCTGTGGCTGCAAAACGAGGTGGAGACAttggaggaggagctgcgGGACAGTCCCGCTCATGTGGTGATGTCCCCGTTTGTGGTGGTCGATTCAAAGGCATTGACCGAATACAATGGCATAGTCAAGTCGCTTGTGAGGACCAAGAAGTGCATTGTCCTCATTCCAAATGCAGGTGAGTGTGCACAACTTCGTGTGGGCTGATAAGTCTGACATCAAATCAACGATGTTGAAAGTAACAATGCCATAAAATGACACCTTTAAAacttcaaaatttaaataatctatACAATCTCATATCAACACGCTAATTATTTCGCGGTATTCCCTGAAGTCAAATCCGCTTTTATAGTGGAAAAGATTAGGTTCCTAACACTTTAGATATGACTGTAGCACATTTAATTCCCAGTTCCTTTCTATCCACTTGTTTTCATAAGTGCTAGTACCCACAATTACGAAACTACTTAACCTACACCTACAAGGTGAAGGAGAAAGATCCCATACTAATCGATTATCATTTCCCATTTAGTGCTCAATGAGTTGGATGACTTGAAGAAACGCAGCGAGAATGTTCGCCATGTCATCCGTTGGTTGGAGCAGGAGTTTAAGCAGGGCAATAGGCACTTGCGTGCCCAGCGCGATAACGAAAGTCAGCCGCTTTCCCTGCTGAAGATATCACGCAAGATGGGTGAGTTTAGCAAATATTTATCGCACTGGAATGTGCCAGCTAATGGTGTTGTTTTGCGTTTCTACCCACAGATCGTGACGCCTCGGTTTTCCTTCAAATTGCCCAGTTCTGCAATCACCTGGTGGCCAACCATGCCGATCCGCACGTCAGCGAACTGCAGAAGAGCGTCGTCACGTATTTGTCCGGCGATAACTTGCATGAGAAGAATCGCCAGCAACAGAACTTCAGCTACACAGGCATCCTTGACTCGATACCCGTACGCTATGCCCAGATTCAGAGCTTCTACGCAAAGTTtaaggccaacaaaaaatgaaCGGGCCCAAGTGGTGAGGCAACGGTAGCGGGCGCTAAGGCGGCAAAGGCAACTGCAGACCAAATGCAATGCGAGCTAAAAAGGGTGCGAGCGTGTTCTCTCTGTACAACCACAAATCGACATGGAGTTCCAAAGTTAACGAAGGCCGTGGACGACGGCAAAACCAAACCAGCAatcgctgctgcagcttcGGTTGTGGCCGTGttttccccaaaaaaaaactgaaactgaaactgaaactgttACCATCAGCGGGCGCAAGATTACCCCAGCCTAGcctgtgcagcagcagcattgcGTGGAATTTGCTTGTTGTGTTTAGACcaaactaaaacaaaatacCAATCAAAATCGTTCACTTTCAACTCGATGGCTACAATGATGACGACCTCCCAGCTAATGTTAAATGGACAACGGCATACGCACAACCTTAAACAGAAAATCTTAGGAGaaaaaatcgtaaaaaaaaagcaaccaATCAACTTTTCAAGATAACAGCAGGCATGACCTGAGCGGTTCACGGGCAAAAGATCTTCGTGGAACAGCTAATTGTTGGGAGAGCGGGATGGCGGCGACCAGGACGGATCGACCTTCTAATCGGTTATTTACTTGATGTACCACTTCGTATTCAAGATTTCGCAATTCCTGCGTCGGGCTGGACTAGGGATCCAAAAACTCTTGATCTTTCCTGCAGTTGTGTTTCGTTCTCGGTTTGGCAGACAgagtaaatttaaattttcgcGCTTCTGACTAGGCAATCCGCGTGATCTTCTCCACAAAAACAAagtatatggtatatatattaaacttACATTTTAATGCAGTCATAACTAAAGCCTCTCTTGTGGTTCACCAATGCAATTTTCCATCAAAGAATAAAGGAAAATGCCGCACACATGTAAACAAAATTCTACGtcattttaaatgtttccCAAATTGAAAGCTATGTTACATTTTGTTTGACTAATAAAGCGCCCAACCACaaatatattgttttaatATGGCTTTTGGTTTAGATAAAAAagctggaaatggaaaaggtaaaaaataaaaagtatatagtttaaaatgtttaatagatttttattgaagggtttttcttttgttgtttttttgtgattttcgTGTGCTACTTTTCCTTCCAATTAGATTGAGTTTGTCACGTTTTGTGGTTTGTAATTCGTACAAATAGCGTACACAATATATAGGGGTGTATACATATAGTAATATTTAGATTGATTTATAACTATTTTGTATAATAGTTTTGAAAtactttcaattaaatttttgtctACCCAGATTCCGTACCACCAGAATCCAATTTTCTGCAGTTTAATATCTAAAACGAGTTATTTTTGTTGGGAATTTATATAGCAAAGAATTTTGTGATTTTGGTTCAGCATAAGCTACATTTGGGCGTGTTCATTTGTTTAAACCGATTATCAAGCAATTtcaactatgtatgtatataatatatatatatatgttcgTGTATATTGTTTAgcataagtttgtttttggctttaatcttagattcattttgtttatacgTATATTTTGCATCAGCTTTTATCTATTGTTTAGGTTGTAAAAGTATTATTCTTCTTACGTGGAGTCTTTTGCAATCTGCTGATGGTTGTCGAAAGTTACAAGTTACAATAGTTACTAAATAATTGTTTTGCAAACGAGTTAAAAACCTGTGCacgataaaaaaaacaataataatagtttCACGTAatacgaaaataataaattatacacTTGAGATTACAACAAGGCTGTACAGGTTTTCATGGCTTAAGAACTAAACAAActaaaagaaaacataaataaaacttgtGAATTTCCATTCAACGCttgccaaataataataatattaaacatttgcACAACATTCCTAAAAACCTAAACGCTAAACGCTTAACGCTATACAATTTTTACGCTCGAATTTAAACTAAGTCCGTCATGAACAACCAAAACTAATGAATTGTACAATTGCTATGAAAATTCACGTTTCtcttatttcaattttaactAATTCAGATCACACCCGACACAGACTTCTCATACGGCGTGCCCAACGTGTCGCGTCTCCGTGGCAGGGTGCCACTGGCCGTCAAAGGAGCCGCCTCTGGGCAGCCCAGTCCTTCGAGCAGCTCCACCAGCGCCGTCGTGTCCTCGACATTGTACTGGGGAGCAGGAATGCCGCCGTTTGTGGGCGGAGCGGGAGCCGGAATCGTTGTGCCCGCCTGCGCAGCTGCAGCGGCCTTGATCGACTTGGCGGTGGCCAGGGATTGTGCGGCTCGAGCGTAGGCCAGACAGGTGCGACCCTCATGATCCGTGTGCTTGATGTTGGCGCCATTCTGGAAAGAGCAATGCGTACTTGTTAATAACTAAGTTACTTAATTTGGTCTCCAGTTAACTTACCCATATGAGCAGCTGTGCAATGGCCAGATTGCCAATAGCACAGGCAAGCAGCAGCGGAGTTCGCACATCTCGTGCACTGACATTCGCATTGGTCACCTCCGACGGGCAATTGGCCAAGATCGAAACAATCGACTTGATGTCCGCCCTGATCACAGCCTCGATCAACTGCTGACCCGGACTCGGGCTAGGATGCGCTGTGGATCCGTTGCCCAGTGGGGTCAGGAACTCCTTGGCCTCGTACTTGCTGCGCACCCATCGCTCTTTGTCCTCGCGACTGGCCTGCGAAGTAGGCTTCACCCGCTGCCGCGTGTTCGACTCCCAAACAGAGTTGGCCAGACTGTTGCCAATGGCCAGCATCACGCTGAGATGCGGAGATCTGGTGGAGtatgaaaatatatgttaGAATGATGATAGAAGTGCTTGAAGTACATTCAGTAAACTTACGGCCAGTCATCCAGTCCCAGAGAGCGAACCTTGGATATGTGCGAGCCAAGGTTGCGGTGCACGCCCGAGCATTCGATGCACATGAGTACGCCCAGGTTCAAGCTAGCCCATTCAGGATCTACGAGGATAAGAGAAGGGTTAGTAAAtatacaaagttaaatatattaaagttgAACTCACTTGGCGCTCCGCAGTCGACGCAGAACCCGTTGCCAGGAACCCGTTGACGAATAGCCAGCATGGCAGCGAGATCAGTGCTGGTGGCCTGTTTGGTCTTGCTGCTCTCGATGCTCTGCAGACTCTTGAAGATCTCCTGCTCGACGGCCGCTACCCACTCGTCGCGCTCCTCGGAATTGGCGGCCTCGAAGTGCCACTGCTTGGAGTCCAGCGACACGATGTAGAATTCATAGCCATCGTTGTCGTCCGCCTCGTTTGCTTTCACACTGCTGCTCTTCATGCGGCGATGTCGCTTCTTCACGTTCGGCGTCTGGGCCTCCAGCTTGCTTCCCGCATTGGCCGCTTCTCCGGCGATAAAAGTCTGTGAATTTGAATTGGACATGGCTATGCCCTCGTCCCCGCTCGTCTGCTGTGAGCTGTTCGACTTCAATGGCTCTCCACCGGCGCCAG from Drosophila yakuba strain Tai18E2 chromosome 2L, Prin_Dyak_Tai18E2_2.1, whole genome shotgun sequence includes these protein-coding regions:
- the LOC6527570 gene encoding protein SMG5, with the translated sequence MEATLSSGGSSNASSECAMDGGTNRCRGLEPNNGTCTLSQEVKDLYRSLYTASKQLDDAKKNVQTVGQLFQHEIEEKRSLLVQLCKQIIFKDYQSVGKKVREVMWRRGYYEFIAFVKKSWHKQGQDAATTQENMQKLERFLCAGIFNYKRLSARMEEIYDLDLKYLIDFSIISDGYISDMIGDTKETSHTGTHAVDKSLEAVSFALDTIHSSLLSLGDLHRYFLDFRIDSKLSISKEQVAKYYLEAFKLNPAIGMAQNQLGTLYYGQNHDLDSTYHYLYSLVCIIPFELSENNLNKLFAKHTEYLEQMDPEKLDFSIEDFFARFYLIVDIFFFDKEVPDFNALCHCVLIDLRKILCSQQLRVPEPSIFKIVSILFFCLSKLKMINSPKVYSLHAFLVAACSDLMDACIVSIEQTILARAQDNERFQAEYEERFQEFDTVVRKSRNEYKNWLAAVGECERKDKKLMPRPHSLKDCSSDSRDSQHSGEDAKTQEAADGDKIGEAVSTRSSDEAKESDLKTPLSCKSKRRGMRLRRRRRKIAQSDDSSCYDSESELDTDFYSDEEDYTDLSSNFDTDFSDIDAADPGEPCGEEHYEAANYNKKERKSVGGGGGGGLVYSDNEDVVIEEEKIVYPDEVERRSNSQEADSEELLRSFEVLQLNFKSAEEAQSKPVEGVPVGPPPVSFSEPPKKLVYRNKYTKINPNIVIDCLHNEPTIRALKMLFDWLRINPEILIGCYHSNPEFVHKIMKLLNYCNIDIFTRKVYFERELLNTANVRDSLVELFDVRANVPLTEDFAFKNFDIFQSTQITLDWETIIRERVTPHEESILRIFKMVDFGFFICKQKKFNYRFCVKTRRFTETQKKKQREEKKGGGSRRRERRTAPKTNRTKRNEGRTRRYSDRKNGIVRKSYTSNEEKDTVEECRKVPRKGYLRNRNAEKAAAVIASATGTSVAGGTSASTTTNSVIEKLNLQSSSGADEERSEAKSKKCELMGKLWLQNEVETLEEELRDSPAHVVMSPFVVVDSKALTEYNGIVKSLVRTKKCIVLIPNAVLNELDDLKKRSENVRHVIRWLEQEFKQGNRHLRAQRDNESQPLSLLKISRKMDRDASVFLQIAQFCNHLVANHADPHVSELQKSVVTYLSGDNLHEKNRQQQNFSYTGILDSIPVRYAQIQSFYAKFKANKK
- the LOC6527569 gene encoding centaurin-gamma-1A isoform X3 is translated as MAHFRNGQEIPMILVGTQDAISERNPRVIDDTRARKLASDLKRCSYYETCATYGLNVERVFQDACQKILSQRLPLPPQVQPARPTTPQGNRLGLAPYQAPTNGQRGQQQLPLRMSADFAQAEQKLWSLQTASSSTTNENNNITKYHPGAANSLQGDCSQVQLRDPRDLAPPPGKELPTPTSTPTTSRKSRRRSNLFIPSSSKKADKEKEPKSSELGSGRSIPIKQGYLYKRSSKSLNKEWKKKYVTLCNDGKLTYHPSLHDYMDDVHGKEIPLQYVTVKVPGQKPRGSKSIITNSALTSSLMANGQRAQNTLSDGIGCLTLAKDNQRKLSEKLSLLGAGSIAAGAGGEPLKSNSSQQTSGDEGIAMSNSNSQTFIAGEAANAGSKLEAQTPNVKKRHRRMKSSSVKANEADDNDGYEFYIVSLDSKQWHFEAANSEERDEWVAAVEQEIFKSLQSIESSKTKQATSTDLAAMLAIRQRVPGNGFCVDCGAPNPEWASLNLGVLMCIECSGVHRNLGSHISKVRSLGLDDWPSPHLSVMLAIGNSLANSVWESNTRQRVKPTSQASREDKERWVRSKYEAKEFLTPLGNGSTAHPSPSPGQQLIEAVIRADIKSIVSILANCPSEVTNANVSARDVRTPLLLACAIGNLAIAQLLIWNGANIKHTDHEGRTCLAYARAAQSLATAKSIKAAAAAQAGTTIPAPAPPTNGGIPAPQYNVEDTTALVELLEGLGCPEAAPLTASGTLPRRRDTLGTPYEKSVSGVI